From a region of the Xanthomonas rydalmerensis genome:
- a CDS encoding bifunctional cytochrome P450/NADPH--P450 reductase has product MTQAIPQPRSLPLLGNFHHLDADAPVQSLMRLAQVHGPIFRLHSGPLSLTVLSGQDLVDEVCDESRFAKKLHRPLQALRDLGGDGLFTAYNDEPNWAKAHRLLMPAFGPIGVRSMFGRMEDIAEQMLQRWERFGPDAVIDVADNMTRLTLDTIALCAFDYRFNSFYQNEMHPFVAAMVGALAEAGVRARRPDLANRLLAPGRRRYEADLAMIRGVADTLIAERRADPAAASRDDLLNLMLYGRDQATGDGLSDENIRYQLVTFLIAGHETTSGLLSFALYLLLRHPTALAQARQAVDAALGTQPPQVEDLARLRYIEQILQETLRLWPTAPAFAVAAREATTLAGRYAVTPQDTLLVLIPTLHRDPKVWEEPEAFRPERFAPEAAERLPPNAWKPFGNGVRACIGRGFAMQEAQLVLTMILQRFDLDMVDPNYQLKVAETLTLKPDGFRIRARRRADVAVRARSALPTAPQKPLAPAATSVPAGTASGTPLLVLYGGNSGSCEAFAQRIGGDAAAQGYAPVVAPLDEHVGRLPRDGAVVVVTSSYEGQPPDNARRFVDWIDTLAAGDLAGVRYAVFGSGNRQWARTYQAIPKRVDAALEAAGATRFRPRGETDAGGDFFGGFDAWYAELWTDLGQALGKAALEQTAHALEVDIVPSARLDALRLTELDQGRIVDNRELVDMSAPFARSKRHIEIALPDGMRYRTGDYLAVLPRNPAAQVERVLRRFGLASDTQVVIGQRPGAASSLPSGYPVALAQVLTDYVELAQPATRAQIVQLAAATRCPPDRDALERLAVEPAYTDEVLAKKTSLLDLLERFPACELALGAFLGALPAMRARQYSISSSPLRDPAQCSLTVAVLDAPALSGMGRRRGVASTYLAGLDAGALVSVAVRPSQASFHPPEDPATPIILVCAGSGIAPFHGFLQERAIQKAGGRAVGEALLFFGIDHPDVDWLYKDELRRWQDMGVVDVRLACSQAPQDGIAYVQHRMWQDRERVSALFQQGATVFVCGDGEHMAPAVRDTFVRIYRDSMGVGADAANAWADRMEREHGRYVADIFS; this is encoded by the coding sequence ATGACGCAGGCCATCCCGCAACCGCGTTCGCTGCCGCTGCTCGGCAATTTCCACCATCTCGATGCGGATGCGCCTGTGCAGAGCCTGATGCGGCTGGCCCAGGTGCATGGCCCGATCTTTCGCCTGCACAGCGGCCCGCTGTCGCTGACCGTGCTGAGCGGACAGGACCTGGTGGACGAGGTCTGCGACGAAAGCCGCTTCGCGAAGAAGCTGCACCGTCCGCTGCAGGCCTTGCGCGACCTCGGCGGCGACGGGCTGTTCACCGCCTACAACGACGAGCCCAATTGGGCCAAGGCGCACCGGCTGCTGATGCCCGCGTTCGGTCCGATCGGCGTGCGCTCAATGTTCGGGCGCATGGAGGACATCGCCGAACAGATGCTGCAACGCTGGGAACGGTTCGGCCCGGACGCGGTGATCGACGTGGCCGACAACATGACCCGGCTGACCCTCGACACGATCGCGTTGTGCGCGTTCGACTACCGCTTCAACAGCTTCTACCAGAACGAGATGCATCCCTTCGTCGCAGCGATGGTGGGCGCCCTGGCCGAAGCCGGTGTGCGTGCGCGTCGACCGGACCTGGCCAATCGCCTGCTGGCGCCGGGCCGGCGCCGCTACGAGGCCGACCTGGCGATGATCCGCGGCGTCGCCGACACCTTGATCGCCGAGCGCAGGGCCGACCCCGCCGCGGCCTCGCGCGACGACCTGCTGAACCTGATGCTGTACGGACGCGACCAGGCGACCGGGGACGGACTGTCGGACGAGAACATCCGCTATCAGTTGGTGACCTTCCTGATCGCCGGCCACGAAACGACCAGCGGCCTGCTGTCGTTCGCGCTCTACCTGCTGCTGCGCCATCCGACGGCGCTGGCGCAGGCGCGCCAGGCGGTGGACGCCGCGCTGGGCACGCAGCCGCCGCAGGTCGAGGACCTGGCCAGGCTGCGCTACATCGAACAGATCCTGCAGGAAACCCTGCGGCTGTGGCCGACCGCACCGGCGTTCGCGGTCGCCGCGCGCGAAGCGACAACCTTGGCCGGCCGCTATGCGGTGACGCCGCAGGACACGCTGCTGGTGCTGATTCCCACCCTGCATCGGGATCCGAAGGTATGGGAGGAACCGGAAGCCTTCCGCCCGGAGCGCTTCGCGCCCGAGGCGGCCGAACGGCTCCCGCCCAATGCCTGGAAACCGTTCGGCAACGGCGTGCGCGCCTGCATCGGGCGCGGCTTCGCGATGCAGGAAGCGCAGCTGGTGCTGACGATGATCCTGCAACGTTTCGACCTGGACATGGTCGATCCGAACTACCAACTCAAGGTCGCCGAAACCCTGACCCTGAAGCCGGACGGCTTCCGCATCCGCGCGCGCCGCCGCGCCGATGTCGCGGTGCGCGCGCGCAGCGCGCTGCCGACGGCGCCGCAGAAACCGCTGGCGCCTGCTGCGACGTCGGTCCCCGCCGGCACCGCATCGGGCACGCCGCTGCTGGTGCTGTACGGCGGCAATTCCGGTTCGTGCGAAGCCTTCGCGCAGCGCATCGGCGGCGATGCGGCCGCGCAAGGGTACGCACCGGTGGTCGCGCCGCTGGACGAGCATGTCGGGCGCCTGCCGCGCGACGGCGCGGTGGTGGTGGTCACCTCTTCCTACGAAGGCCAGCCGCCAGACAACGCGCGCCGCTTCGTGGACTGGATCGACACCCTGGCGGCCGGCGATCTGGCCGGCGTGCGCTACGCCGTGTTCGGATCGGGCAACCGGCAATGGGCGCGCACCTACCAGGCGATTCCGAAACGCGTCGATGCCGCACTGGAGGCGGCGGGCGCCACGCGCTTCAGGCCGCGCGGCGAAACCGACGCCGGCGGCGATTTCTTCGGCGGCTTCGATGCCTGGTACGCCGAGCTGTGGACGGATCTGGGGCAGGCACTGGGAAAGGCGGCGCTGGAGCAGACCGCGCACGCGCTGGAAGTGGACATCGTCCCCTCCGCCCGACTCGACGCGTTGCGCCTGACCGAGCTCGACCAGGGACGCATCGTCGACAATCGCGAACTGGTCGACATGTCCGCACCGTTCGCCCGCTCCAAGCGTCACATCGAGATCGCGCTGCCCGATGGCATGCGCTATCGCACCGGCGACTATCTGGCGGTGCTGCCGCGCAACCCCGCCGCGCAGGTCGAGCGCGTGCTGCGCCGCTTCGGCCTTGCCAGCGATACGCAGGTCGTCATCGGCCAGCGTCCTGGCGCCGCCTCCAGCCTGCCCAGCGGCTATCCGGTCGCGCTGGCGCAGGTCCTCACCGACTACGTGGAACTGGCGCAACCGGCCACGCGCGCGCAGATCGTGCAGTTGGCGGCCGCCACGCGCTGCCCGCCCGATCGCGACGCGCTGGAAAGGCTGGCCGTCGAGCCGGCCTACACCGACGAGGTGCTCGCCAAGAAAACCAGCCTGCTCGATCTGCTGGAGCGCTTCCCCGCCTGTGAGCTGGCGCTGGGCGCATTCCTCGGCGCGCTGCCGGCCATGCGCGCGCGGCAATACTCCATTTCCTCCTCGCCGCTGCGCGACCCGGCACAGTGCTCGCTGACCGTGGCCGTGCTCGACGCACCGGCGCTGTCGGGAATGGGGCGACGCCGCGGCGTGGCCTCCACTTACCTGGCCGGCCTGGATGCGGGCGCGCTGGTGTCGGTTGCGGTGCGGCCGTCGCAGGCGAGCTTCCACCCGCCGGAAGATCCGGCCACGCCGATCATCCTGGTCTGTGCCGGCAGCGGCATCGCGCCGTTCCATGGCTTCCTGCAGGAGCGCGCGATCCAGAAGGCCGGCGGCCGCGCCGTCGGCGAGGCGTTGCTGTTCTTCGGCATCGACCATCCCGACGTCGACTGGCTGTACAAGGACGAATTGCGACGCTGGCAGGACATGGGCGTGGTCGATGTGCGCCTGGCCTGCTCGCAAGCGCCGCAGGACGGCATCGCCTATGTCCAGCACCGCATGTGGCAGGACCGCGAGCGCGTGTCGGCGTTGTTCCAGCAAGGCGCCACCGTGTTCGTCTGCGGCGACGGCGAGCACATGGCGCCGGCGGTGCGCGACACCTTCGTACGCATCTATCGCGACAGCATGGGCGTCGGCGCCGACGCGGCCAACGCCTGGGCCGATCGGATGGAACGCGAACACGGCCGCTACGTGGCGGATATCTTCTCGTGA
- a CDS encoding TetR/AcrR family transcriptional regulator has protein sequence MLAAATRDRRATKAPARRLAFTASASASASAPQCDPAPRAGRNYSLNEAARRARKFVNVQLDIFIVVTMTTPKPHRPRPRGRPTKDQPDGRQALLSAASGAFARYGFDGADIRSIAAAAGVSPNLVRVHFGSKAALWDACVDQFAQALRPRLAAMAQLTTDATRALPERLADAILLMAAFYDTHPAVRDFVARVVSERPERAAVVTEQLLRPAYAAGQALILAGIQAGIVKATHPALFFVLLNSMLSQPPEFPQLLARLAPEIGPGEARTRLVETVLATLLHAPHPGVDPAPIAPSHSPQEGTP, from the coding sequence GTGCTGGCGGCCGCGACACGCGATCGCCGCGCGACCAAGGCACCGGCACGGCGCCTCGCATTCACCGCATCCGCATCCGCATCCGCATCCGCACCGCAATGTGATCCAGCCCCGCGCGCCGGGCGCAACTACTCGCTGAACGAAGCCGCGAGGCGGGCACGCAAGTTCGTAAATGTACAGCTGGACATTTTTATCGTCGTCACCATGACGACGCCCAAGCCCCACCGCCCTCGTCCTCGCGGCCGCCCGACCAAGGACCAGCCCGATGGCCGCCAGGCCTTGCTGTCGGCCGCATCCGGCGCCTTTGCCCGGTACGGATTCGACGGCGCCGACATCCGCAGCATCGCGGCCGCTGCGGGGGTGAGCCCGAACCTGGTGCGCGTGCATTTCGGCAGCAAGGCCGCGTTGTGGGACGCCTGCGTGGACCAGTTCGCGCAGGCCCTGCGGCCGCGGCTGGCGGCGATGGCGCAATTGACCACGGACGCCACGCGCGCGCTGCCTGAGCGGCTGGCGGATGCGATCCTGCTCATGGCCGCCTTCTACGACACCCATCCGGCGGTGCGCGACTTCGTGGCGCGGGTGGTCTCCGAACGCCCCGAGCGCGCTGCCGTGGTCACCGAGCAGTTGCTGCGCCCGGCCTATGCCGCCGGCCAGGCGTTGATCCTTGCCGGAATCCAGGCCGGCATCGTCAAGGCGACGCACCCGGCGCTGTTCTTCGTGCTGCTCAACAGCATGCTGAGCCAGCCGCCGGAGTTCCCACAACTGCTGGCACGGCTGGCGCCGGAAATTGGGCCCGGCGAGGCGCGGACGCGGCTGGTCGAGACCGTGCTCGCCACCCTGCTGCATGCCCCGCATCCCGGCGTCGATCCCGCACCGATCGCCCCATCGCACTCTCCCCAGGAAGGCACCCCATGA
- a CDS encoding dihydrodipicolinate synthase family protein, protein MSHIDLKGLVPAPVTPFTRDGAVDYPAIKRIGAWLGGIDGVKGLTVLGHAGEGTFLERDEQAKVITAFRDAVDGRIPIIAGITLEGTRVAADEAKRAVAAGASAGLIYPSHGWLRFGYQKGAPQDRYKAIHEASGLPMILFQYPDVTKATYDLETLLEIAALPGVVAMKNGVRNMKRWDTEIPVFRKERPNVPVLTCHDEYLLHTMFDVDGALVGYGCIAPEPLLEMIAAGKAKDYAKAREVHDRLLPVTKSVYHRGSHMEGSVALKWALVARGLLDHATVRSPLLPLAEGADKEIAAAMAAAGLGKVA, encoded by the coding sequence ATGAGCCACATCGACCTGAAAGGCCTGGTTCCCGCGCCGGTCACCCCGTTCACCCGCGACGGCGCCGTCGACTATCCCGCGATCAAGCGCATCGGCGCCTGGCTCGGCGGCATCGATGGGGTCAAGGGCCTGACCGTGCTCGGCCACGCCGGCGAAGGCACGTTCCTGGAGCGCGACGAACAGGCCAAGGTGATCACCGCGTTCCGCGACGCCGTCGACGGCCGCATCCCGATCATCGCCGGCATCACCCTGGAAGGCACCCGCGTGGCGGCCGACGAGGCCAAGCGCGCGGTCGCCGCCGGCGCGTCCGCGGGACTGATCTATCCGTCGCACGGATGGCTGCGCTTCGGCTACCAGAAGGGCGCGCCGCAGGATCGCTACAAGGCCATCCATGAGGCCAGCGGACTGCCGATGATCCTGTTCCAGTACCCGGACGTGACCAAGGCCACCTACGACCTGGAGACGTTGCTGGAGATCGCCGCGCTGCCGGGCGTGGTCGCGATGAAGAACGGCGTGCGCAACATGAAGCGCTGGGACACCGAGATCCCGGTGTTCCGCAAGGAGCGCCCGAACGTGCCGGTGCTGACCTGCCACGACGAGTATCTGCTGCACACCATGTTCGACGTGGATGGCGCACTGGTGGGCTACGGCTGCATTGCCCCGGAACCGCTGCTGGAGATGATCGCCGCCGGCAAGGCCAAGGATTACGCCAAGGCGCGCGAAGTGCACGATCGTCTGCTGCCGGTGACCAAGAGCGTCTATCACCGCGGCTCGCACATGGAAGGCTCGGTGGCGCTGAAGTGGGCGCTGGTCGCGCGCGGCCTGCTCGACCACGCCACGGTGCGTTCGCCGCTGTTGCCGCTGGCCGAGGGCGCCGACAAGGAGATCGCCGCGGCGATGGCCGCCGCCGGCCTCGGCAAGGTGGCCTGA
- a CDS encoding carbohydrate porin, which translates to MSRTLSLLASAALTAALPVSAVAADTGQWLDEHGIAPRFVWSNDYARNVDGGLSRGDRNAGGVVAGADLDLQRLFGIPGATLHATGAWYYGDSLSQRQIGNGVKVQGYWYPQQQAQLAQLTWEQVFADGRWQLVAGRMNTTWQFARSRYGCRFVGASDCPFQLSQADGGFVGFPYVNWGAKLRYKHDANYVSVGAFELNPQRKNTHGLDWSTADSNGVLGTLEVGYEPDPARGQGAPRYLAGLWYNSADYSDLRYNQAGGLRGLVGGPARLYDGGRWGAYAMGERALYRPQGMASKRMLVAFGNIAAPFDAHQVYDLQVTAGLYYSGPFASRPGDGLGVIANYYRFSADQQGYMNDLLRKRGAVPAISRNEVMVELNYSYRIAQSPLFLVPNVQYIVHPDILGNPAARRAPDDALVIGLRVMLNIGGLGTPK; encoded by the coding sequence ATGTCGCGCACCCTGTCGCTGCTCGCGTCGGCCGCACTGACGGCCGCCCTCCCCGTATCCGCCGTCGCCGCCGACACCGGGCAGTGGCTGGACGAGCACGGCATCGCGCCGCGCTTCGTCTGGTCCAACGATTATGCGCGCAACGTCGACGGTGGCCTGTCGCGCGGCGATCGCAATGCCGGCGGCGTGGTCGCCGGCGCGGATCTGGATCTGCAACGCCTGTTCGGCATTCCCGGCGCCACGCTGCACGCCACCGGCGCCTGGTACTACGGCGACAGCCTGTCGCAGCGGCAGATCGGCAATGGCGTCAAGGTGCAGGGCTACTGGTATCCGCAGCAACAGGCGCAACTGGCGCAACTGACCTGGGAACAGGTGTTCGCCGACGGCCGCTGGCAACTGGTCGCCGGACGCATGAACACCACCTGGCAGTTCGCGCGCAGCCGCTACGGCTGCCGCTTCGTCGGCGCCTCGGACTGCCCATTCCAACTGAGCCAGGCCGATGGCGGTTTCGTCGGCTTTCCCTACGTGAACTGGGGCGCGAAGCTGCGCTACAAGCACGATGCCAACTATGTCTCGGTGGGCGCGTTCGAACTGAATCCGCAGCGCAAGAACACCCATGGCCTGGACTGGAGCACCGCCGACAGCAACGGCGTGCTGGGCACGCTCGAGGTCGGCTACGAACCCGATCCCGCGCGCGGCCAGGGCGCGCCGCGCTACCTCGCCGGCCTCTGGTACAACTCGGCCGACTACAGCGATCTGCGCTACAACCAGGCCGGCGGCTTGCGCGGGCTGGTCGGCGGCCCGGCGCGCCTGTACGACGGCGGGCGCTGGGGCGCGTATGCGATGGGCGAACGCGCGCTGTACCGGCCGCAGGGCATGGCGAGCAAACGCATGCTGGTCGCCTTCGGCAACATCGCCGCACCGTTCGATGCGCACCAGGTCTACGACCTGCAGGTCACCGCCGGCCTCTACTACAGCGGCCCGTTCGCATCGCGGCCGGGCGACGGACTCGGCGTCATCGCGAATTACTACCGTTTCAGTGCCGACCAGCAGGGCTACATGAACGACCTCCTGCGAAAGCGCGGCGCGGTGCCGGCCATCTCGCGCAACGAGGTCATGGTCGAACTCAACTACAGTTATCGCATCGCCCAGTCGCCGCTGTTCCTGGTGCCGAACGTGCAGTACATCGTCCACCCCGACATCCTGGGCAATCCCGCCGCGCGCCGCGCGCCGGACGATGCGCTGGTGATCGGTTTGCGGGTCATGCTCAACATCGGCGGCCTGGGCACGCCGAAGTGA